In Nonomuraea sp. NBC_00507, the following are encoded in one genomic region:
- a CDS encoding carbohydrate ABC transporter permease: MSITERPETRSAGSSPAHRQTAPRRRTRHQGEATPVAKATVIFVCTLWVIPTLGLLITSFRTKDDANALGWWTIFTDPASLGRLTTQAYSEVIAQANLDQAFVNSFAIALPATFIPLLIAAFAAYAFAFMRFPGRNTLFIVIVSLLVVPNYVALVPVLQLYGDFGINGTFPAAWLAHIGFGMSLAIYILRNYMATLPQAVLESARIDGASHFTMFWRLIMPMCVPALASFAIFQFLWVWNDLLIALVFIGPGENEPITIAVKSLMGQQGQGWQLVTAGGFISMVVPILFFLALQRFFVRGLTAGSVKG; this comes from the coding sequence ATGAGCATCACCGAACGACCCGAGACCCGTTCCGCGGGCTCGTCCCCCGCCCACCGGCAGACCGCCCCGCGCCGCCGGACGCGCCACCAGGGAGAAGCCACCCCGGTGGCCAAGGCCACCGTGATCTTCGTCTGCACCCTGTGGGTGATCCCGACGCTGGGGCTGCTGATCACGTCGTTCCGCACCAAGGACGACGCCAACGCGCTCGGCTGGTGGACGATCTTCACCGACCCCGCGTCACTGGGCCGCCTCACGACCCAGGCTTACAGCGAGGTCATCGCGCAGGCGAACCTCGACCAGGCGTTCGTGAACAGCTTCGCGATCGCGCTGCCGGCGACGTTCATCCCGCTGCTCATCGCGGCGTTCGCGGCGTACGCGTTCGCGTTCATGAGGTTCCCCGGGCGCAACACGCTCTTCATCGTGATCGTCAGCCTGCTCGTCGTGCCGAACTACGTGGCGCTGGTGCCGGTCCTGCAGCTCTACGGAGACTTCGGCATCAACGGGACGTTCCCGGCCGCGTGGCTGGCGCACATCGGCTTCGGCATGTCACTGGCGATCTACATCCTGCGCAACTACATGGCGACGCTGCCGCAGGCGGTGCTCGAATCGGCCAGGATCGACGGCGCCAGCCACTTCACCATGTTCTGGCGGCTCATCATGCCCATGTGCGTGCCGGCGCTCGCGTCGTTCGCGATCTTCCAGTTCCTGTGGGTCTGGAACGACCTGCTCATCGCCCTCGTCTTCATCGGGCCGGGCGAGAACGAGCCGATCACGATCGCGGTCAAATCGCTCATGGGTCAGCAGGGCCAGGGCTGGCAACTGGTCACCGCCGGCGGCTTCATCTCGATGGTGGTGCCCATCCTGTTCTTCCTCGCCCTGCAGCGCTTCTTCGTCCGCGGCCTCACCGCCGGGTCCGTCAAAGGCTGA
- a CDS encoding glycoside hydrolase family 13 protein — protein sequence MPTPPAARPHEEPWWTSAVVYQVYVRSFADSDGDGIGDLRGLLSKVDYLSHLGIDVVWLSPIYPSPQDDGGYDVSDYQGIDPLFGTLADFDELLAALHARGIKLIIDLVVNHTSDEHPWFKASRSDTSSPYRDWYWWRPALPGKVPGKPGSEPNNWRSAFSGSAWEFDEDTQEYYLHLFSRRQPDLNWENPQVRQAVHQMMRWWLDRGVDGFRMDVINMISKDVQLPDGPPIPGEDFGDGGPFYLCGPRLDEFLQEMRQEVFAGRGDHVLTVGEMPNITLEQARAITDRHSPRLDMVFQFEHVQVDQGPGGKFDLLPLRPADLKASLSRWQEGLAGTGWNTLYLGNHDQPRLVSRFGAADELRVPSAKALATMLHLHRGTPFIFQGDELGMTNYPWREASEFRDIESLNHYRDRVERGEDPETVLQTLRRMSRDNARTPMQWDASPNAGFSTGTLWLSVHPDHAEVNVARQQDDPDSVLSHYRGLIALRHEEPAVSRGDFTLLLPSHEQVYAFLRRHEGTEVLVVTNLTGAEANAGSLPGALAWLEAELLLMNYPGVPTSWRLRPYESRVYRRC from the coding sequence ATGCCCACACCACCCGCTGCCCGGCCGCACGAGGAGCCCTGGTGGACCTCGGCCGTCGTCTACCAGGTCTATGTGCGCAGCTTCGCCGACTCCGACGGTGACGGAATCGGCGACCTGCGAGGCTTGCTGAGTAAGGTGGACTACCTGAGCCATCTGGGCATCGACGTCGTCTGGCTGTCCCCGATCTACCCCTCCCCCCAGGACGACGGCGGCTACGACGTCAGCGACTACCAGGGCATCGACCCGCTCTTCGGAACGCTCGCGGACTTCGACGAACTGCTCGCCGCGCTGCACGCCAGAGGCATCAAGCTGATCATCGACCTCGTCGTCAACCACACCTCTGACGAGCACCCGTGGTTCAAAGCCTCCCGATCGGACACCTCCAGCCCCTACCGCGACTGGTACTGGTGGCGTCCGGCACTGCCCGGGAAGGTCCCCGGCAAGCCCGGCTCCGAACCGAACAACTGGCGGTCGGCCTTCTCCGGTTCGGCCTGGGAGTTCGACGAGGACACGCAGGAGTACTACCTGCACCTCTTCTCGCGCCGCCAGCCCGATCTCAACTGGGAGAACCCCCAGGTCCGCCAGGCCGTCCACCAGATGATGCGCTGGTGGCTCGACCGCGGTGTCGACGGCTTCCGGATGGACGTCATCAACATGATCTCCAAGGACGTCCAGCTGCCCGACGGCCCGCCGATCCCGGGCGAGGACTTCGGCGACGGCGGCCCGTTCTACCTCTGCGGTCCGCGCCTGGACGAGTTCCTCCAGGAGATGCGCCAGGAGGTGTTCGCCGGCCGCGGCGATCACGTGCTGACCGTCGGCGAGATGCCGAACATCACGCTGGAGCAGGCCCGCGCGATCACCGATCGCCACTCGCCGCGCCTCGACATGGTCTTCCAGTTCGAACATGTCCAGGTGGACCAGGGGCCGGGAGGGAAGTTCGACCTGCTCCCGCTGCGCCCGGCGGACCTCAAGGCATCCCTCAGCCGGTGGCAGGAGGGGCTGGCCGGCACCGGGTGGAACACCCTCTATCTCGGCAACCACGACCAGCCGCGGCTGGTGTCGAGGTTCGGTGCTGCGGATGAGCTGCGCGTCCCCTCGGCCAAGGCGCTCGCCACGATGCTGCACCTGCACCGCGGCACGCCCTTCATCTTCCAGGGGGACGAGCTCGGCATGACGAACTACCCCTGGCGCGAGGCGAGCGAGTTCCGCGACATCGAGTCGCTCAACCACTACCGCGATCGGGTGGAACGCGGCGAGGATCCCGAGACGGTTCTGCAGACCTTGCGCCGGATGAGCCGGGACAACGCCCGCACGCCGATGCAATGGGACGCCTCGCCGAACGCCGGGTTCAGCACCGGCACCCTATGGCTGAGCGTTCACCCCGATCACGCCGAGGTGAACGTCGCACGGCAGCAGGACGACCCGGATTCCGTGCTGTCCCACTACCGCGGGCTCATCGCGCTGCGGCACGAGGAGCCGGCCGTCTCCAGGGGAGATTTCACCCTGTTGCTGCCGTCGCACGAGCAGGTTTACGCCTTCCTGCGCCGCCATGAGGGGACCGAGGTGCTGGTCGTGACGAACCTCACCGGTGCGGAGGCCAACGCCGGATCGCTGCCCGGCGCTCTCGCCTGGCTGGAGGCCGAGCTCCTGCTCATGAACTATCCGGGCGTGCCCACCTCATGGCGGCTGCGCCCGTACGAGTCCCGGGTCTACCGCCGGTGTTGA